Genomic DNA from Scatophagus argus isolate fScaArg1 chromosome 15, fScaArg1.pri, whole genome shotgun sequence:
CTGACAAAGGAGAGTAATGTGGGATTACACGGGACTCTCTGCCTGCGTTGTGTTCTTTATGAGGGACAGTGTCCTCTGCATATTGAGAGATCAGACCTCCTCTGATGCTTTTCAGTCTAAAGCAGTGTGCTCTTAAGTGTTCGAGATGCTTCCACTGCCATCAAGCCTCAGCTCTGTATTAATCAATACAGTGGAGGTGCAACTAACAATAATTTTCCAAATAATTGACAAAATAAGGAGTCATTTTGTATTGAACTCAACAATATTCAATTTACTGTGAAATCATGAATGAATGACAGTCCTGGAGAATACTGAACAAGCAAGCGCTTGGCATTTTTTGATTAATCGACCAATCAATGCACTTTTATACAGTTATTTGTGACCACTGCAGAGCATGTCATGACCCATGATGTGGTTGGCCAGCTGAGAGACACAggtggaaaagaaaatctgaggGTGTATTTTACTCTGATCGTTTGAAGATGAGGGGAAACATGGTGTGCTagatttttatattaaataatatcacaataaaAGATTTCATGAAGATTTTATTCCAGTGCCTGTGGTTTAATGCACAAAGCGAAGCAGTTCACttatataaagtgagtgattCTGATGTCATCGTGGACTAattgtgtgtgaaatgatgGAAAGTTTGGTGCAATCAGTCGcctaattaataataattaataacgTGGCAGGAAGATAAGAGACTCAGTTACCAGCACATTCATCCCATCAAGGGCTTGTGTCAAAAATGTCACTTCAACTTGCTTTAGAAAGATGGGGTGCGCCGTGTGAGGTTGCCATTATGAAAGAAACCCCCTTTTGAGGTGCTGCAATAAATCGTATATTGATCATTGTAGCCTGTGGACCAGATTCCATATGAGAATGTAGTAATTCTTGGTTAAACTGTACATTATTGGCTTCAGTGATTCTTGATAGGCATATTAAATGTATCGGCTCTTTCGATTTAATGGCACTTTAAGTTAGGGGGTCCATTTTTCGTGCTACCTGCCTCATGGCAACCCGCTTTAAAGCCACAACCCCAAAGTGCGCCAGCGGAAAAAAAGTGCCTGGCAACACGACCGCATTGTACGCCGACTGCCTCTGGATTAACATTGCTATAGCGGTGTCAGGTACGTACAACTGCATGATGTGTGCCCATATTCCCTCTCTGATGAAAGCATTTATGCGTTTTCCACCGCAGCTCACTCGCCTCGTCAGTCCTGCCTGATTCAGACAGCTGCATGCGGCTACAAGACGCCTGTGAATGAGGAAATGTAATTGATGTAATGTGTAACAGTGACAGACCTTCACAGAGGAGATGATCTGTCTTATTGGGTTCTGTTAATCTGCATTCTTCAAAGCGAGAGGGGAATTATTGCTTTAAACCGCAGTGtataaattgtcatttttatttctatgaTCTGCATTAAAAGACGTTAATGATATTTTTATGTAGAAATTGGAATAGAGTAGTTcacatttctgcctgtctgctctggtgttttgtttgacGTAAAATAGGAAGAAGCGGACAGTATCAGTACCCATGGAGACTGCGAGTGCACTGATCTCCAATGCAGTGCTGGTGTTGCATAGAGactgagaaaaactgagaaTTTCAAGGTTGATGCACTGAGTGACAACGCGCCTATTTTAAGCAAGAACcacctctcgctctctctttctctttaaataACCTTACTTGTTGAATAACGGTGTTTTATTCGTCTTTTTTCCCACCCTTCTTCTTCATTGCAACAGGATTACACAACTCCAGAGCCACATCAGGAGGACATGGGGTGGGCCACTGTCATCAAAGGAGCCTCACATCATTTCGTGGCCAACTCTGAAGCACAGAGCTGGTTGATTTAAGTGAATGGAGAGCTGGACAACATCTGGCCGTATGATGCATTTTACTTCCCCTTAGATTTTGTTGTAAGCACCGGAGAGCAGAGCAGCCATTACCTTTCAGTGCATCCATCTGAATGGAAATATGGACACCTTCATTGGAGGAATTTTGACTCAACATGCCCAGGAACTATGAGGTATGTTGAAATGCTGTCAGATCAGAGTCTTAATTGGGCATTTCATAAAATATCATTACATTTTGTGCAGTTTACTCACCAGTCAGTATGAGCTCTTCACAGAacataaattttaaattttagagGAGATCCCAAAGTGTCCAAAGACACCAGGGAAGCCAGACtaaattttgtaaaatgtgttgcTCATGCAAGATGTAGAAGATGTAGAATATGTAACACTGCGAGCAGCAGAATAAGATTAATAACAACCCTTAAGCTACTTAAGGGGAAATTAAAATCATAAAGCTGTATGTTAAAGAGTTAAAGGGTTGATGTTTAAGTCGATAAAACCTTACAGTAGATATCTTTATTGTGAGATGTAGCCTTTCCTTCTTCAAAAGCTACGCGTTAGCCCTTtaggacattttgttttcaggcaGTGTCATTCTCAGTAGATTTGGACCAGGCTGGAAATGAATGCCCTCAGTCTGAGATGTAACTAAGCTAAGTGAGCAAAGCCAGTACAGTATTTCAACAGACATCAGAATGCTGCTAACAGTCTGTTAAGGCTttaaaatgattccaaaatgatTCCAGTGATCCTTTCAATCTTAATTTGTGAATCCTTaccgataaaaaaaaaaaaaaaaaaaagacaggctGTGGTGATGATGTCACCTGGAGCTGCTCCATAGACAGTGAATAATAGAACAACAGCTATGAGCAGGAGCCATGGTGATTTGACTGGTGTTAAGGGCACATTTAGTGATTCACTGTGGCAAGCTCGCTCAAAGGAAGCTCGCTTGgcttaaatatttcaaacaggAGCCTCTTGTTTCAGTCGCCAGTTTGATTTCTGTGAACTACCTTGGGAAGGCGATGCCCACGGGTATCTGTGTATGCACTGATGGTTTTGCCTTCCTGTATGTTATTGATGGGACTTCTTTTAGGGTGGGTTCTTCTTAAACTTTGTCCTCTAAGCAGCAGAATTTCAGTGTTAAATCCATGTTCATCTCTTGATCACATTACTCACCTTTATGAGTTTCATTAATTGGCCAAACAATCTCACTGCAAGGATCCCTTTGGTCAATACCATTTTTAAGAAATTTACATCCAATTTGACTTAGAAGTTGGGACTGAAAGTTCATTGTTGACCTTGGAAGAAGTAATTGACAGAATAATAATCTCATAACCAGGTCCATTTAGTAATTGAGGCCTTTGCATCTTCCTTAGCAGATGGACTCAACACAAGGCTTAACTTTTAATCTCAGCTATTTAATGGTTTATTTTACTGTCCTTCTTCTCGCAAAGCTGTTTCAAGTAAATTTAAGAAAACGCAAACTCACCTCCaacttcctcatcctcttctttacCGACTAGCCTGGTCAGTCAGTAGGGATGTTGGCTGCCGTGGAACATGGTCCCATCCTCTGCAGCGACTCCAACATCCTCTGCCTTTCGTGGAAAGGCCGGGTCCCCAAGAGCGAAAAGGACAAGCCGGTGTGCCGGAGACGGTACTATGAGGAGGGCTGGCTCGCCACAGGGAACGGGAGAGGAGTTGTTGGGGTGACGTTTACATCGAGTCACTGCAGGAGGGACAGAACTACACCTCAGAGAATCAATTTTAACCTGCGAGGACACAACAGCGAGGTCTGGCCTTGAGTCTAGTGATATGACTGTCTGCAGTGGGTtttgaaaacacttttgtttttttagcacTGTGCTCATGCTGTGCATTAATCATAAGAGTTCTTCTGTGCAGAAAACCAGCTGTGTTTTGTGAGTAATGCTAATAATTTTATGGGCTTTTGCAGGTTGTCTTGGTGCGTTGGAATGAACCTTTTCAGAAGCTGGCCACCTGTGATATGGAAGGAGGTATTTTTGTATGGATCCAGTATGAAGGAAGATGGTCTGTAGAGCTGGTGAATGACAGGGGAGCCCAGGTAGACTCTTTTTTGCTGTTATCACCTGAAGACTGACAAGAAAATTACAGTTATGCTGAGCAACAGTGACTTGGAAGCCTTTAATACATCTGAAATACAACTGATGACAGTATTTTGATGGTAGGGCCCTGTATACATACACAGATTGTTTGAAGGGGAACATTTCTTTCCTGCAGGTGAGTGACTTCACTTGGTCACATGATGGTACTCAAGCACTGATTGCGTACCGGGATGGCTTTGTGTTGGTTGGCTCAGTCAGCGGACAAAGACACTGGTCCTCTGAGATTAACCTGGAGAGCCAAATCACCTGTGGCATCTGGACACCCGATGATCAGCAGGTACGCATCATCTGGTTGGACTTTCCTTATGTCATGAAACATAAATAAGATATCTTTAATGAGAAAAACTATAAGATGAAACGACTCACACAATGGGCTTCTTTGCAGCACATTACAGCCAAGTGTTTGATCCTCTAGAGCtttttcatcatctcatctATTAAAGTTTAATGTGCAATGCCCCCTCAGGTCTTCTTTGGTACAGCAGATGGTCAGGTGATAGTGATGGACTGTCACGGACGAATGCTTGCCCATGTTCTGCTACACGAGTCTGATGGGATTGTGAGCATGTCCTGGAACTGCCCTGATTTCCTGGTCGAGGACAGCACAGAGAGCGACACGGACTCTGACGACAATGTTCTGCCTTTAGGTACAGACAGATGCTGCTCATATGACAGCTTGCTACCTTCTGTTGGCTGCGGAAAGCTAATGTACTTACTTTTCCTTGTTCCTTCAAGTGCGCAGAGTCAAGCCTTTGCTGACGGTCACCTTCTTGTCAGGAGATATCAGTTTGATGAACAACTACGATGACCTCTCTCCCACCGTGATTCGCTCGGGGCTGAAAGGTATAAACGTTCATGTTTCGCTTTGACATTTACAGGTATGTTTATGAATTGCATTGATCATACGAGCCATAACTCGTAAGGTTTTTTTGTCTTCGTTCCCTCCGCAGATGTTGAGGCCCAGTGGTGCTCCCAGGGAGACCTCCTGGCTGTGGCCGGCATGGAGAGACACGGGCTTCCAGCCGAGTCTGCCTGCGCATCCATCATGAGGAACGCCCTTGTAAAGTTCTATAATGTCCAAGGAGAACACATCTACACTTTGGAGACACCGGCACAGGTTGGTCCCATATAGATTGAGGGATACAATAGGAATAAACGGAACAACgaacaatttaaaataaatatcacaacaACCATAAGGCTTTCAGTGTCAGCATTAAAATTAGGCCTGTCTAGTCATTTCTCTAGTTGGTGTCCATTTTGTCAGTCACTTATGGATGAGTTATTtctattgtttgtgtttcaaaacaaaagcacataaAAACTACGAGCCTTGATATAAAGTGTGAAATAATAACAGGACAGACAAAACATCTGGAGAAATGAATACACCAACTGAGAGCTGAATTAACTATCCAGTAGGGAGACAAAgcactttattaatcccaaaggGAAATCAGTGTTAGAGCAGCTGCATATAAATCACAAAAAGAACTGACAAAATAGgaaaaatttaattcaaaaatCTAAATTACAAAAGAGTAAAAAGCCTGAGAACATTAACTTTATCGGGTACTGAGTGTACATTATCTGAAGCCTGAAGTGTCAAATAAAAATGGACAGAATTTGAAAGATTAACAGCAGCTGAATCAGTAAAATGCACAAGAGATGTGAGGAAGTGTTATATGAGTGAGTGAAAGCTTTGCTGCAGGTGAATGTTGATGGTTGACTACTGTAGGAATCGATTGTGACTAATTGTCTTCCAGAGACCCATCACCACCATCTGTTGGGGTCACAGAGACTCTCGACTGTTCCTTGCATGTGGACCAGCACTGTATGTGGTGCGAGTGGAGCACAGGGTGGCCAGCCTCCAACTTTTATGCCAGCAGGGCATCGCCAGCGCCCTGCGAGAGGAGAAGGACGTGGGGAAACTGAACATGCCCTCGCTGCTCTGCTCTTATGTCACCAGTGCTTTCATACCAACCATCAAGGTGCACTGATCCCTTAGTAATTGAGGAGTAACAGTCACTGACAGCTTCTTACCAACTTTGTTGCTTATAATGCAGAACTGCTGactgaaacatgttttcatttgagtgtCCAGCAATTCTTACAgctctttcctctctttgttctAGCCCCCAATCCCTGACCCCAACAACATCCGTGACTTTGTCAGCTATCCCACAGCTGGAAACGAGAGGCTCCATTGCACTATGAAGCGAGCAGAGGACAGCCCTGAGGCCGGCGGACCCTGCTACACTCTCTACCTAGAATATTTAGGAGGACTGGTGCCTATTCTCAAAGGAAGGCGCATCAGTAAACTCCGGCCCGAGTTTGTCATTATGGATCCAAAAACAGATGGCAAAGCAGGTGGGCTTAAAACTTACAGGGTCTCTATAGGGACTATTTCTTTGGTAGACAGTAGTTCCATCCTGTTGATTATCCAGAGAAACTACAAATGAAACTCCAGACATGAGAACGCTGATACCATTCaatgtctgtatgctaaatatgagaCTGGATCCAGGAGACtattaacttagcttagcataatgatTGTAAGCAAAGGCTACAGCTAGCTTGGCTTTGtccagaaaaaataaaaattgacaTGTTGTATGCCacttgtttaatctgtacacaaGTACAAATGTAAAGCTGTTGTATTTCTTGGCCTGGGACTTCCTGTAGTCGCCATGACAACAAGAGAGGGATTTCAATATATAAATACTgaaagagtttatttatttatttatttatgacatttgACAGACACCAAGAGACTCaatttgtaaaatgtctttgcttCACTGTGTAGTTGGTTTTAGACAGAGTCAGGCTCGCTGTtcctcctgcttccagtcttaATGGTaggctaagctaatcagctgccCGCTGTAGCCTTATATTTAATAGGCACACATGAGAATGGTATACTTCCTCTTATTTAAGTATCAGCAAGAAAGTGActaagcatatttcccaaaatgctctTGAGATGGACTAAGAGCTTTTGAAATATTGATATAGCTGAAGCAGAAACCGGTTGCCTGGACCAGAGACTGGCCCTAAGTCTGAAATGTTGTTCCTTGTCATCTTGAATTGTAAAATTTGTGCCTGGTTCATGTCTTTAAACTTGTGCTCCATTTTAAAATGGCTGTCCCTTTTCATGTGTTGTGCCATCATTCACCTTGAGTAAGAACAAACAGACTCTGGTGATGACTGCTCCTCTCTGATGTAATACAGTCGCAGGCTTAATACAGGAATAGTCTGTACCATGACCTGGCTGCACTGAGGTTGCATTTAGCCTGTGGTCCCACTCACCAAACATTCACTTACTTTTAATGATGTTCTTCACACAGGGGTTGTTTAATGACATGTTAGTAGACATGGTGCAAAtgagctttttctgttttgtgttggttttgtttttccagaggaggtgtgtgtgaatCCCATGATCTCATACACTGACAGCTGTAACTGCTCTGACTCCAGTGACATTGAGTTGAGCGATGAGTGGGTCGGGAAGAAGTCACCAAAGTTATCCCGAGGAAACAGGTCACCCTAACTCTACATGTCAGAAATTATACAAATGAACACTGGCCTGAATCACAGAGTGTTTGCAGATATTTTtgtagcttttgttttttttatttgctaatTAAATCCATGACTGCAATTAACGACAAcggaaaatgtcaaaaaggaaaagataacTGAATAATTTACTTCTTTGTTTCAAAGGATGAACATGGAGTCAAGAAAATCTCCCAAGCTTTCACGTGCCAATCAGGAAGGCCAGCGCTCACCACGATTACCAACAAAGAAGCCTCCAGTGCGGTCCCCCAGTTTGACACGTCGAGAGTTTTCAATGGATGGGATCACAGAGGTAAGATTCTGAATTATCTGCTAATGATACAGTACTATCTGCATTAGTTTTTACTGTAATTGgtcaaaataatcaaaatgttcACATTATTTCCATCACCTCTGCTCCAAAGCACAACTACCTTGCTCAAGTCACATCCAACATTTGGggaacaaaattcaaaattgttGGACTTGCTTCTTTTCTCCCTGCCAATCTTGGTGCAGGTAAATGTCACACaaaagccacacatacacatcaggTTGAACATTCTGATGGCTTTAACAGTCACTCTAACTTTCTTCCATGTTTCAGTCATCTATAAGACAAGTTTGCTTCATCTGCAACCGAGACAGATGACAATCTACCTGCCAGAAGTGCGAAAGATTACTCATGACTTTATGAGCCTGCCTGTGTTCAACCCTAATGTGTTCAGTGAAGATGAGGATGACTTACCAGGTACGAGTGGATAAAAGTACATATAACTTTATATGTAacattataattttttttttatgttttaaaagccACTTACatatttctcttctgtgtttttataaagTGATGGGTCCATCTGGAGTGGCAGGAGACAATCCTCCCTGTACAGTCAACATTCCTATTGCTCCCATCCACAGCCCGGCTCAGGCCATGTCTCCAACTCAGAGTATTGGCCTGGTTCAATCTCTTCTGGCCAATCAGAATATCCAGCTAGATGTGCTGACCAACCCTAcagccactgcagcagctgcagctgcagcggCGGCAGCTTCTGTCCCGGTCACTGATCACGGGCAGGATGCAGTTGCAACACCGTACCCAGTGCCAACTAGATATTCAAACCCCGGTCAGGTGATCTTCAATGGCCTGGAGATGCGTCCTCTTCTTCCTGGtactcttcctccccctcctccacctcaccATCTCCCCCCGCAGCCTCACCAACAGCGGACTCATTCGCAGCAGCCTCGCCAACCGCAGTCCAAACAGtcacaacaaatgcaaacacagcagcagcagaaaatgcatcatcatcaactacagcaccatcatcagtcccaatcacagcaacaacaacaacaacaacagcatcagcaacaacaacaacagcaccatcatcagtcccaatcacagcaacaacaacaacaacagcatcagcagcagcaacagcaacaccaTCATCAGTCCcaatcacagcaacaacaacaacaacaacaacaacaacaacagcaattacagcagcaacatcaacaGCTACAGCAGCTTCACCACCAGCAGGCACTACATCCACAGCAGCCCCAACATCAACAACACCAGGTTCAGCAACaccaacaaatacaacaaaatcaacagcaagTGACACCTCAACAACTTCAGCACCAACATcaaatccagcagcagcagcaacagatgCAGCTGCAACACGAACAgatgcagcaacaacagcagcagatgcaacagcagcagcagcaaatccGGCAACAGATCCAGGAgatgaggcagcagcagcagcagctccagcagcagcaccagcagattcagcagcaacatcagcagATGCAGAGGCAGCACCaacaaatgcagcagcagctgaagatgCAGATGTCGCTGCCCCCTCCTCCAACTGGGTATCCGACCATTTCTTTGCAACAGATTCATCTTCTGCCTCAGATTCCTCCTCCTACCACTGAGCCTGGATTCAACAGGGTGGAGCATGGACACACTCTCAAGCCAAGCCTGCCACGGACTTTACCTCCCTTCACTGACATGGATGGATCTGTGGAAATCCAGATGAGGAAGGCTaatccccctcctccttacCCGGGCACTGTAGTGTCTGCAGCGGCAGCTACAGCCGCCACTACGCCTCAAACGCTTGTCACAAACTGTGACAGCCCAAGTGTCCTGGCACCAGACCCCTGTCTCAAGAAGGATGAGTTTTTGCTCCACCCTGTCACCTTACAATACCCAACACCTCTGGGGTATGAAAGGATCACGACCTTTGACAGCAGTGGAAATGTGGAAGAGGTTTGTCGGCCACGTAGGCGCCTCATTCGCAACCAAAATGCATATGCTGTCCATGGCTCGGCCACGCTCAAAGTCACTTCCTCTGAGAATAAAAAAATTCAGCTGCCCTACAGCTCAGCAACACTGAGTCGTCTCTCTGTCCCTCGATACTCAATACCAAGTGGAGACCCTCCTCCTTACCCTGATCCAGCCAATCAAGTAAGTGCtacacttcctcctccacagagaaTTGACAGCAGTCTGATACATGCCACTCTACGTCGTGAGCGCAGGGACATGGGACTTAAAGTGCCACAGATGATGGAAAGCTCAAGGACCCTTCCCTCGAAGGCTAAGATAAACAGTGCACTAGCACTTAGCTACCAGCAGAGGGTGCCCACTGCACTGTACACCtgcacacagtgcagcagtaacagcagcagcaccagtgTCAGTGTTAGTGGCGGTGGAACTACAAGTAGTGGCATTGCAGGTGGCACGGTGGTGAGGCAGGACTTCCCACCAGGGAAaggagctcatcacagcaccaTTATTGTGCACTCCAAAGGTGCGACTCCACTGACTTCTCAGTCATCTTACAGTCTGCTGGGTGCTGTTGataacagcagagacagaacgGTGTATGTTAACTCTGCCTTCACAGAAGATGAGACTTTAAGTCAGCAATGTCATCTCGAAAAATCTGTACGTCAGCTGACTCTCGGCGATGTCAGTTTGACAGTAAAACACCCTCCGCCTTACCAGTGGGACACCTCTGCCTCAGAGGAGTTCTGGCTCACCCCAGAACAAACCATGATAGCTCCTCCACCGGGACCTCATAAACCGCCTCCACTCATCATCAGTCAAGCTCAGCACTTGGATATGACTCGGCTGCCATTTGTCCTCACAACTAAACCTCCAACCAGTCCAAGTACGAGCACTCTTACTTTCCCATCAGGTTACCAGATATCCCTCTCGCCTTTTCCTCCAGGTGTGGGTCACAATGGTCCTCCACTTCAGACCTTACAGAACCCTCCACCACAATGTTCTCCAAATGAAGTGGTTGCTTCAGTCTCCTTTGCTCAGCAGGAACCCAACTTGGTCCTACCACCAGGCTATCCTCCGAATTTAGCTAACTTAGCGTGTTGCCCTCTCCCCCCAATGTACCCAGGAGCCAGTTCATGTGCTGGACTTCAGCTGCACCCTGTCAATCTTCATCCCTGGAACCCTTACCCTTGCCCACCTCCCATGCAAGAccctccagcacctcctctccCTACCAAAACTCATCAGATTTTAGAGAAACCAATTCTGTCCCCACCTCCTCCAACTGCgccacctccaccaccccctctccctcctcctcctccacctacTGAGCTACCACCATCCAAAAGTGCACCAGAGGATCTAGCAGAGTCTGCCAACAACTTTCCAGAGCCATCTTCCCTGAATGAAAGCCCTGTACCACAGGAGTCTGAACGCTTCAACAAGAAGAGCCGCAAAAGACTGGACAGCAGAGCCGAGGAGGCCAACATGCCGACTGTCTCCGAGGTCAAGTCCAGAAAGGAAGGGCGTGCGCTCTCTGACTTCAACACTCTCATTGCCAGCCCGAAGCttggcagcagagagaagaagaaacccAAGGGGCAGAGAGAGCAACTCAATAAAACCAAGAAGATGAGCAGAACCACTAATGAGTTCCAGGATAGCTCAGAGAGTGAGCCAGAGTTGTTTATTAGTGGCGATGAGCTGATGAACCAGAACCAGAGTAGTAAGAAGAGCTGGAAGAACAAGCGCAGCATGCGTATGGCGAGTGAGCTGGAGGAGATAAAGTGCCGCAAGGCAAATGAAAGAGAGGACCGCAGTTTAGGAAGCCAAGGATTTGTCTATGTTATGGCCAATAAACAACCATTGTGGAACGAAGCCACTCAGGTCTACCAGCTTGATTTTGGAGGGAGAGTCACACAAGAGTCAGCAAAGAACTTTCAAATTGAGCTGGATGGCAGACAGGTAATGTTTTCAGATATTCTCAACAATGTAGAGTGGATTAGCCAGTGGTTCTTTTAGTTGATTGCCAGAAAATGTATATatgtcttcctcttttctgtgtttttttttctttaggtgATGCAGTTTGGGCGAATTGACGGGAATGCCTATATCTTGGATTTCCAATATCCTTTCTCAGCAGTGCAGGCATTTGCTGTTGCCTTGGCCAATGTGACTCAAAGGCTGAAGTGAAAAAGTTATTTTACGTTGTTGACTAATTCAAAACAAGCCACAACGGTCATACAATCTGACGTGTTGTGTTGTAGTTGGAAAAATATGAATGTTATGGTGGTTCTTTTCTGAAAGAACAGATTAATATAAAAGTTTGTGTTGCACGTGCGGATCATTTACAATCAGTCTGCTGAAGGTGGGTCAGTTGAGGTCAGCGGTCGTGGTGACTAAACCACTTACTCTGTGATTTCTAGTTCATCTCTTGAATGTACTTAAGctaattttattcattattaatgttACTTAGTGTAGTAAAAGAAAAGTGGCAGCCTTCCGTGGATTTACAAAAGGTAAACTTAATACACGTTGGAATGGATTTTAACAGCATGGAGGCTTAGTACCATATGTGGTGCCAAAGACTTTCCTCTCTTAATAATAGCTACTTTAATATATTTCAGattcataaatatttcatatatgTTTGTGATGTTAAGGTTACCTAAATTGAGGTATGGTGGTATTcaaaattacaaatacattttgactaAGCCATACCACATCTGGTACAAACGCTGCACTATtctaaattcagttttaattaaatgaattataagGTAAATCATGAATATCAAACTAGTTGTTCTTGGGTTTTTTCAGTACCTTTATTTCTATCTTTAGTCTTCATTCAAACCCCATTTATTCAGGacaatgttttgatttttggtctgttttatttgttgaatgTCCTCTACATTTTGTGCCAAGTGCTGAACATGCAATCAAAGAATGCATTTCTGTAACTCCAAAATGAAGAGTTCAGTACAGTTTACCATAATTACATGTGTATGCTCTGTTCATGATACTTCTATGAAGTGGTACAATTAACATAAATCATATTCATTTAGCCACAATACTGCAAGTTGTTATTTGGTCCTTTTAATTTCCAAAACTCACCTCTACAATTGTCAGAAACTGTCAACAGTAAGTTAGTGTTTGTTAAATACAGCCAAATAGCCAAATGCATTTGGCTGAAAGTAAGTTAGTGGGGAAAATGGTAGAAAGCAGTCCCATCTCCACAAACAGAAATTTGCATACCCACTGAGATCTTCTCAGTGAATCTCAACCTTGGTTGGCTCTGTGTTGTTTGCAGTGGTTGTTCCCGATGTTACGACATCAGTAGTTTGCCTCGTTGGAAATCAGTGCTGCTTTAGATAGGTAAAGCTTGTGTGCGATAAAGCTACTAGAACTGATGTTGTACTTGCTAAAGAAAATACAAAGCTGCTTGCACTGTGTTTAGTAAAAGACTTAACATCATTATAtgcttagaaaaaaaaattgcttatATGTTGCTGATTTCAGTAATTTTGTACTTCACCTTTGCTTTAACATGGTTTTTGATGTTACATTTGTCAAAAAAGAACGACAATTATAAACTTGCAAAGATATTAAATGCAACATATTCATAAGTTGTGAAGATTAACTGTTAGTAGGAGTGT
This window encodes:
- the tulp4b gene encoding tubby-related protein 4 isoform X1, translating into MPRNYEPGQSVGMLAAVEHGPILCSDSNILCLSWKGRVPKSEKDKPVCRRRYYEEGWLATGNGRGVVGVTFTSSHCRRDRTTPQRINFNLRGHNSEVVLVRWNEPFQKLATCDMEGGIFVWIQYEGRWSVELVNDRGAQVSDFTWSHDGTQALIAYRDGFVLVGSVSGQRHWSSEINLESQITCGIWTPDDQQVFFGTADGQVIVMDCHGRMLAHVLLHESDGIVSMSWNCPDFLVEDSTESDTDSDDNVLPLVRRVKPLLTVTFLSGDISLMNNYDDLSPTVIRSGLKDVEAQWCSQGDLLAVAGMERHGLPAESACASIMRNALVKFYNVQGEHIYTLETPAQRPITTICWGHRDSRLFLACGPALYVVRVEHRVASLQLLCQQGIASALREEKDVGKLNMPSLLCSYVTSAFIPTIKPPIPDPNNIRDFVSYPTAGNERLHCTMKRAEDSPEAGGPCYTLYLEYLGGLVPILKGRRISKLRPEFVIMDPKTDGKAEEVCVNPMISYTDSCNCSDSSDIELSDEWVGKKSPKLSRGNRMNMESRKSPKLSRANQEGQRSPRLPTKKPPVRSPSLTRREFSMDGITEHNYLAQVTSNIWGTKFKIVGLASFLPANLGAVIYKTSLLHLQPRQMTIYLPEVRKITHDFMSLPVFNPNVFSEDEDDLPVMGPSGVAGDNPPCTVNIPIAPIHSPAQAMSPTQSIGLVQSLLANQNIQLDVLTNPTATAAAAAAAAAASVPVTDHGQDAVATPYPVPTRYSNPGQVIFNGLEMRPLLPGTLPPPPPPHHLPPQPHQQRTHSQQPRQPQSKQSQQMQTQQQQKMHHHQLQHHHQSQSQQQQQQQQHQQQQQQHHHQSQSQQQQQQQHQQQQQQHHHQSQSQQQQQQQQQQQQQLQQQHQQLQQLHHQQALHPQQPQHQQHQVQQHQQIQQNQQQVTPQQLQHQHQIQQQQQQMQLQHEQMQQQQQQMQQQQQQIRQQIQEMRQQQQQLQQQHQQIQQQHQQMQRQHQQMQQQLKMQMSLPPPPTGYPTISLQQIHLLPQIPPPTTEPGFNRVEHGHTLKPSLPRTLPPFTDMDGSVEIQMRKANPPPPYPGTVVSAAAATAATTPQTLVTNCDSPSVLAPDPCLKKDEFLLHPVTLQYPTPLGYERITTFDSSGNVEEVCRPRRRLIRNQNAYAVHGSATLKVTSSENKKIQLPYSSATLSRLSVPRYSIPSGDPPPYPDPANQVSATLPPPQRIDSSLIHATLRRERRDMGLKVPQMMESSRTLPSKAKINSALALSYQQRVPTALYTCTQCSSNSSSTSVSVSGGGTTSSGIAGGTVVRQDFPPGKGAHHSTIIVHSKGATPLTSQSSYSLLGAVDNSRDRTVYVNSAFTEDETLSQQCHLEKSVRQLTLGDVSLTVKHPPPYQWDTSASEEFWLTPEQTMIAPPPGPHKPPPLIISQAQHLDMTRLPFVLTTKPPTSPSTSTLTFPSGYQISLSPFPPGVGHNGPPLQTLQNPPPQCSPNEVVASVSFAQQEPNLVLPPGYPPNLANLACCPLPPMYPGASSCAGLQLHPVNLHPWNPYPCPPPMQDPPAPPLPTKTHQILEKPILSPPPPTAPPPPPPLPPPPPPTELPPSKSAPEDLAESANNFPEPSSLNESPVPQESERFNKKSRKRLDSRAEEANMPTVSEVKSRKEGRALSDFNTLIASPKLGSREKKKPKGQREQLNKTKKMSRTTNEFQDSSESEPELFISGDELMNQNQSSKKSWKNKRSMRMASELEEIKCRKANEREDRSLGSQGFVYVMANKQPLWNEATQVYQLDFGGRVTQESAKNFQIELDGRQVMQFGRIDGNAYILDFQYPFSAVQAFAVALANVTQRLK